One genomic region from Candidatus Nomurabacteria bacterium encodes:
- the gatC gene encoding Asp-tRNA(Asn)/Glu-tRNA(Gln) amidotransferase subunit GatC: protein MAEITVDDVLKLARLSKIQLTTEELNEFSKELQQIIKYVEQLSSVDIDGLEPTSQVTGLTNVTREDELIDYGVSVDDLLKNVPNLENNQIKVKRVIE from the coding sequence ATGGCAGAGATAACAGTTGATGATGTATTAAAATTGGCAAGGCTTTCAAAAATCCAACTTACCACCGAAGAGCTGAATGAATTTAGTAAAGAACTCCAACAAATTATTAAGTATGTCGAACAATTGTCTAGTGTGGATATAGACGGATTAGAGCCAACTTCACAGGTTACCGGATTGACTAATGTAACAAGAGAAGACGAACTTATTGATTACGGAGTTTCAGTTGATGATTTATTAAAGAATGTACCTAACCTAGAGAATAATCAAATTAAAGTGAAGCGAGTGATTGAATAG
- a CDS encoding alpha/beta fold hydrolase, giving the protein MLAIDERQITSDYYQPNPELDLHPLLQEGVFSSQTIEGEVPIAGTDSRYILEIPDNPVDDTVNVIVYGFAGSEPAYRGLAKAMAEQQGLITLRCKPSRTQKIGASLHPSHLFNPMALSSKIVRGAIGALPDHGLDEKVNLFGHSMGGYIGTHIAHHKPQLVERLTLFSSAGLIEHSPRTLAPGVPKLLGRLASDILELDEFKPSPGDALHCLKHIVRNPILTLGEMIIVGKCDIRNIISQLDPSVKLAILQARNDELFDLKEVVSQVANSTDNFRVVDDVGHASPITHPSLIAREYADLLRESSDITERPLVA; this is encoded by the coding sequence ATGTTAGCGATAGATGAAAGACAAATAACATCAGATTACTATCAACCAAACCCTGAATTGGATTTACACCCTCTACTACAAGAGGGTGTTTTTAGTTCTCAGACTATTGAAGGTGAAGTTCCAATTGCTGGCACTGATAGTCGATATATTCTTGAAATACCGGATAACCCTGTTGATGATACGGTTAATGTAATCGTCTACGGCTTTGCGGGCTCCGAGCCAGCCTACAGAGGATTAGCTAAAGCCATGGCTGAACAACAAGGATTGATTACTTTAAGATGTAAACCTTCACGCACTCAAAAAATAGGAGCTTCATTGCATCCATCGCATCTATTCAACCCTATGGCATTATCGTCCAAAATTGTTAGAGGCGCCATCGGCGCATTGCCTGATCATGGCTTGGATGAGAAGGTAAATCTTTTCGGTCATTCAATGGGTGGATATATTGGTACACACATCGCTCACCACAAACCGCAATTAGTTGAACGCTTAACACTATTTAGTTCGGCTGGATTGATTGAGCATTCGCCAAGAACGCTAGCGCCTGGAGTTCCAAAATTGTTAGGGCGTCTAGCTTCTGATATTCTTGAGCTAGACGAGTTTAAGCCATCGCCGGGTGATGCCCTACACTGCTTAAAACATATTGTTAGAAATCCAATACTTACCTTGGGCGAGATGATAATCGTCGGTAAATGCGATATCCGCAATATCATTAGCCAACTAGACCCTTCTGTCAAATTGGCAATATTACAGGCAAGAAATGATGAACTTTTTGATCTCAAAGAAGTCGTTTCACAGGTCGCCAATAGCACTGACAACTTTAGGGTTGTTGACGATGTTGGTCATGCCTCGCCAATCACTCACCCTTCACTAATTGCTCGTGAATACGCAGACTTATTAAGAGAATCTTCAGATATAACCGAGCGCCCACTTGTAGCCTAG
- a CDS encoding carbohydrate kinase family protein, which translates to MKKVHIVSIGAAVQDVFLQGKIFKPVKEEDGDLVNEFDLGTKNEIEGVVHSVGGGATNASVTFSRLGLNSWYMGRVGDDIAGRVVLETLAHDHVNTSLVWFAKDTGTGYSTLLLAPSGERTILTYRGASSEYNLTSTRFKSVKPDWFYVSSLSGDMDALEGIVNYAKKKKIKIAINPGKGELKQHARFKKMLPFFEILSVNKEEMEQLFGTADLFTLMKRANKDVPIVVVTDGAKGSYVIHDSKIYKAGMYKDVKVIDRTGAGDAFCSGFVAMVAMNQTIETAITYGSANSTSVVGHIGAKAGILKSNKYLDEMKIQIIAV; encoded by the coding sequence TTGAAGAAAGTACACATTGTATCGATTGGTGCAGCTGTTCAAGATGTTTTTTTGCAAGGCAAGATATTCAAGCCAGTTAAAGAAGAAGACGGAGATTTGGTCAATGAATTTGATCTTGGAACAAAAAATGAGATTGAGGGAGTAGTTCATAGCGTTGGTGGTGGTGCAACCAATGCTAGCGTGACATTTTCTCGGCTAGGATTAAATAGCTGGTATATGGGTAGAGTAGGAGACGATATAGCCGGTCGAGTGGTGCTAGAAACCTTGGCGCATGATCACGTAAACACAAGCCTTGTATGGTTTGCTAAGGACACTGGTACTGGTTATTCAACATTACTGCTGGCTCCATCTGGGGAGCGGACCATCTTAACTTATCGTGGCGCTTCATCGGAGTATAACTTGACTTCTACTCGATTTAAATCGGTAAAGCCAGATTGGTTTTATGTTAGCTCGTTATCAGGTGATATGGATGCATTGGAAGGAATAGTGAATTATGCTAAAAAAAAGAAAATAAAAATTGCTATTAATCCTGGCAAGGGAGAGCTGAAGCAACATGCTCGATTTAAAAAAATGCTACCTTTCTTTGAAATATTGAGTGTTAACAAGGAAGAAATGGAGCAATTATTTGGTACTGCAGATTTATTTACATTAATGAAACGAGCCAATAAAGACGTACCGATAGTTGTAGTTACTGATGGGGCAAAAGGTTCGTACGTAATACACGACTCTAAAATATACAAGGCTGGAATGTATAAAGATGTCAAAGTGATTGATAGAACAGGTGCTGGCGATGCGTTCTGTAGTGGTTTTGTGGCCATGGTGGCTATGAACCAGACAATAGAGACGGCTATTACATACGGAAGCGCAAATTCAACTAGTGTAGTTGGACATATCGGAGCAAAAGCCGGTATCTTGAAGTCTAATAAATACTTAGATGAAATGAAAATTCAAATCATTGCAGTTTAG
- the gatA gene encoding Asp-tRNA(Asn)/Glu-tRNA(Gln) amidotransferase subunit GatA, with protein MSKQWLSIAEIAKRVQSQELSALELVEDSLKRIDRAKEYQTIVAPIVSRSKKRAKEIDNAIKKGEKVGRLAGVPFIAKDNFLVFGAKTTASSNMLKNFDAPYQSTAIEKLEAEGAICVAKANLDAFAHGSSTENSDFFTTKNPHDKQRVPGGSSGGSASAVALDLAPFALGTDTGGSIRLPASFCGVVGYKPTYGLVSRSGVIAMASSTDVIGPITRTVEDSALVLDVMAGKDNLDSTTIERDKNSYADLVKQEKLRIGVVKEFFEDGLDEKIKKNIKEAILKIEKQGHKIVEVSLPSISLSLACYYILCPAEVSSNLSRYDGLRFGHHAEGAKSLNESYELSRSQGFGKEAKRRIMIGTYVLSSGYYDAYYKKAQTVRTKLIGEFNSALKEVDVLVGPTAPRVAFKIGENIDDPLAMYLTDIMTVSANLVGVPAISLPSGSVDGLPVGLQVMSAQNTDRQLLSFANQIEGVIK; from the coding sequence ATGAGCAAACAATGGTTGTCTATTGCTGAAATTGCTAAGCGAGTTCAGTCTCAGGAATTGAGTGCACTTGAATTAGTTGAGGATTCATTAAAGCGCATAGATAGAGCTAAAGAATATCAAACAATCGTAGCGCCTATAGTATCTCGGTCAAAAAAACGAGCTAAAGAAATTGATAATGCCATAAAAAAGGGGGAAAAAGTCGGTAGATTAGCGGGTGTACCCTTTATTGCAAAGGATAATTTCTTAGTTTTTGGTGCTAAAACTACTGCATCAAGCAATATGCTAAAAAACTTTGATGCTCCTTATCAATCGACTGCAATTGAGAAGCTTGAGGCGGAAGGAGCGATCTGTGTTGCTAAAGCTAATCTTGACGCCTTTGCTCATGGGTCTAGTACTGAAAACAGCGATTTTTTTACGACAAAAAATCCTCATGATAAACAACGAGTTCCTGGAGGTTCTTCAGGGGGATCTGCTTCGGCTGTGGCGCTAGACCTAGCGCCCTTTGCTTTGGGAACAGATACAGGGGGTTCGATTCGTTTGCCAGCTAGTTTTTGTGGAGTTGTAGGCTATAAACCAACATATGGTTTGGTTTCCCGTAGTGGGGTGATTGCGATGGCTAGTAGTACCGATGTCATTGGTCCAATTACTAGAACGGTTGAAGATTCAGCATTAGTGCTAGATGTTATGGCTGGCAAAGATAATCTAGATAGCACAACCATTGAACGTGATAAAAATTCATATGCTGACCTAGTTAAACAAGAAAAACTTCGAATAGGAGTGGTTAAGGAGTTTTTTGAAGATGGTCTAGATGAGAAAATCAAGAAGAATATCAAAGAGGCTATTTTAAAGATCGAGAAGCAGGGTCACAAGATAGTCGAGGTCAGCTTGCCTTCAATATCATTATCACTAGCTTGTTACTATATTTTATGCCCAGCCGAAGTATCAAGTAATTTGAGTCGTTATGATGGTTTGCGCTTTGGTCATCATGCTGAAGGGGCAAAATCATTAAACGAAAGTTACGAGTTGTCTCGTTCTCAAGGATTTGGAAAAGAAGCAAAAAGAAGAATTATGATAGGAACATATGTTCTAAGTAGCGGATACTATGATGCATACTATAAAAAGGCGCAGACTGTACGTACTAAGTTGATTGGTGAATTCAATAGTGCATTAAAAGAGGTTGATGTATTGGTTGGCCCAACTGCGCCTAGGGTGGCCTTTAAGATTGGCGAGAATATTGATGATCCGTTGGCGATGTATCTGACAGATATAATGACAGTAAGTGCTAACCTTGTAGGTGTTCCAGCAATTAGCTTGCCATCGGGGAGTGTTGATGGTTTACCAGTAGGACTCCAGGTTATGTCTGCACAGAATACCGATCGTCAATTATTATCTTTTGCAAATCAAATAGAAGGAGTAATTAAATAA
- a CDS encoding LOG family protein, protein MSFTICVSGAADGDTVDQSADLAELLGKSIAKHGHILTTGATVGLPSYAAKGAKLAGGMSIGFSPASSLREHLKKYRLPFEYFDFINFTGMQYVGRDLYLVQSSDALITVGGRFGSLHEFISGLEAGKPCGVLMGSGGAADIIPELMKSLSPPKKSLVIFDTDPNSLVGKIEDVLEEQYSDIYEAYNKNISFGRSKQAGG, encoded by the coding sequence CTGAGTTTTACGATTTGTGTATCTGGCGCAGCTGATGGCGATACGGTAGATCAGTCTGCTGATCTCGCAGAATTGTTGGGAAAATCTATTGCTAAACATGGTCATATTCTGACAACCGGCGCAACAGTAGGCTTGCCATCTTATGCCGCCAAAGGTGCTAAATTAGCAGGAGGCATGAGCATCGGCTTTTCGCCTGCCTCATCACTAAGAGAACATCTGAAAAAATATAGGTTACCTTTTGAATATTTTGATTTTATAAATTTTACAGGTATGCAGTATGTTGGGAGGGATTTATATTTAGTTCAATCTAGCGACGCTTTAATTACCGTTGGTGGCCGTTTTGGAAGTTTGCACGAATTTATTTCTGGTCTTGAAGCAGGCAAACCGTGTGGGGTGCTGATGGGTAGTGGTGGCGCAGCTGATATCATTCCGGAACTTATGAAATCACTCTCTCCACCTAAAAAGAGTTTGGTAATATTTGATACAGATCCGAATTCTTTAGTAGGCAAAATAGAAGACGTACTTGAAGAGCAGTACAGCGATATTTATGAGGCATATAATAAGAACATAAGTTTCGGTAGAAGTAAACAGGCAGGTGGTTAG
- the uvrB gene encoding excinuclease ABC subunit UvrB — MNKFKLSSSYKPTGDQPEAIKKLVKGLNNGIKEQVLLGVTGSGKTFTMANVVEQLQRPTLVLSHNKTLAAQLYNEFKNFFPDNAVHYFVSYFDYYQPEAYIARSDTYIEKDSQINEEIDRLRHAATDSLLSRNDVLIVASVSCIYGIGSVDDYGGLSQVVKVGERRVRDKLIRQLTDIQYQRNDIDFHRGTFRVRGDVVDIFPASEEVAYRIDFFGDEVESIHKLDPLTGDILAKPQKVAIYPSSHYVTSKDKLKVALGKIRNELDERLRYFKSNGQLLEAQRLEQRTNFDLEMLEETGFVKGIENYSRYLTNRESGEQPATLLDYFPDDFLMLVDESHMTLPQVRGMYNGDRARKEVLVEHGFRLPSALDNRPLTFIEFERHINQVIYVSATPADYELERSEKPIEQVIRPTGLLDPKVEVRPVAGQVDDLIAEIRDTITNGHRVLVTTLTKRMAEDLTDYLQEINIKVTYLHSEVDTLERTDILRDLRLGVYDVLIGINLLREGIDLPEVSLVAILDADKEGFLRSEPALVQTIGRAARHQEGRVIMYADVVTRSMKLALDETNRRRQIQERYNKAHNITPKSVSKAIDERISQEEKSQKPKLDLKKIPKDEYAQLIRELTGQMDIASANLEFEKAADLRDLIAEIKAKL; from the coding sequence GTGAATAAATTTAAACTATCGTCAAGCTATAAACCAACCGGAGATCAACCAGAAGCCATCAAGAAACTAGTAAAGGGCTTGAATAATGGCATAAAAGAGCAAGTCCTTCTTGGAGTGACTGGTTCCGGGAAGACTTTTACGATGGCTAATGTAGTGGAGCAGTTACAAAGACCAACACTTGTATTAAGTCATAACAAAACCCTTGCAGCTCAGCTTTATAATGAGTTTAAGAACTTCTTTCCTGATAATGCAGTTCATTATTTTGTTAGCTATTTTGATTATTATCAACCAGAGGCGTACATTGCTCGTAGTGATACCTATATCGAGAAAGACAGCCAGATAAATGAAGAAATTGATCGTTTGCGACACGCTGCTACCGACTCTTTACTGTCTCGCAACGATGTTTTGATTGTAGCAAGTGTCAGTTGTATTTACGGTATTGGATCGGTAGATGATTATGGGGGATTATCTCAGGTGGTTAAAGTGGGAGAAAGACGTGTTCGCGACAAGCTCATCAGGCAATTAACTGATATACAGTATCAACGCAATGATATTGATTTCCATAGAGGGACGTTTAGGGTGAGAGGGGATGTAGTAGATATCTTTCCTGCTAGTGAAGAAGTTGCTTACCGTATTGATTTTTTTGGAGATGAGGTCGAGTCAATTCATAAGTTGGATCCACTGACAGGCGACATTTTGGCTAAACCACAGAAAGTAGCTATATATCCAAGCTCTCATTATGTTACATCTAAAGATAAGCTCAAAGTAGCCTTAGGTAAAATTCGTAATGAATTAGATGAACGGCTAAGATATTTTAAGAGCAATGGCCAGCTACTGGAGGCTCAACGGCTTGAGCAACGAACGAATTTTGATTTAGAGATGCTTGAAGAAACTGGTTTTGTGAAAGGCATTGAGAACTATAGTAGATATTTAACAAACCGTGAATCGGGGGAACAACCGGCAACGTTATTAGATTACTTTCCGGATGATTTTCTGATGTTGGTTGACGAATCTCATATGACCTTACCTCAGGTTCGGGGGATGTACAATGGCGATCGTGCTCGCAAAGAGGTATTGGTAGAACATGGATTTAGGTTACCCAGTGCCCTTGATAATAGACCCTTAACTTTCATAGAATTTGAAAGGCATATCAACCAAGTTATTTATGTTAGCGCCACCCCGGCAGATTACGAACTTGAGCGAAGCGAAAAACCTATCGAGCAAGTTATTCGTCCAACTGGATTACTAGATCCAAAAGTAGAGGTTCGTCCGGTGGCTGGGCAAGTTGATGATTTGATTGCGGAAATTCGTGATACGATTACTAACGGACATAGAGTGTTAGTAACAACCCTAACCAAACGAATGGCAGAAGATCTAACAGATTACTTGCAAGAAATAAATATTAAAGTAACATATCTGCATAGCGAAGTCGATACTCTTGAAAGAACAGACATATTGCGCGATTTAAGGCTTGGCGTTTATGATGTTTTGATTGGGATAAATCTACTCCGTGAAGGTATTGACTTGCCAGAAGTAAGTCTTGTAGCAATTCTCGATGCCGATAAAGAAGGATTCTTAAGAAGTGAACCGGCTTTGGTGCAAACTATTGGTCGTGCGGCTCGTCATCAAGAAGGGCGAGTTATTATGTATGCAGATGTTGTAACTAGGAGCATGAAGTTGGCACTTGACGAAACTAATCGTCGGCGTCAAATTCAAGAAAGATACAATAAAGCTCACAATATTACCCCAAAAAGTGTATCTAAAGCGATTGATGAGCGTATTTCACAAGAAGAAAAGTCTCAAAAGCCAAAACTTGATCTGAAAAAGATTCCAAAAGACGAGTATGCTCAATTGATTCGCGAACTAACAGGTCAAATGGATATCGCCTCGGCTAACCTGGAATTCGAAAAGGCGGCCGACCTTCGTGATCTAATTGCGGAGATTAAAGCTAAACTCTAG